Part of the Ruania alba genome is shown below.
CACGGCGGTGGTCGGGGTGGATTCGAGCACCTCGATCTTGTGCTCGGCGGTGTTCCAGGCGGAGTCCACCAGCACGATCACGTCCGGGTTCTGCTCGGCGACGGCCTCCCAGGAGACCGACGCCCACGTCTCGGCGGTCTCGCCCATGATGTTGGTCAGCCCGACGGTCTCCATCAGCAGCTGCGGGGCGCCGATCCCGGCGCCCACGAACGGGGTGTCGGACCCGGAGGAGTACCACAGGGCGCTCAGGCCCGCCTCGGATGCATCGACCTCGGCGAGCTCGGCCTGCTGGCTCTGTACCAGCTCGGCTGCCTCGTCCGGTGCGCCGAGCAGCGCACCCGCTTCGGTGATCGAGTCGAAGACGTGGTCGAAGGTGAGCGGGTTCGGCTGGTACCCCTCGCCCTGGCAGGCGGCGGGGGAGACGTAGGTGGCGATGCCCAGCTCCTGCAGATCGCCTCGCTCCCCGGCGTCGTCGGCGGAGAAGTTCGACTCCCACCCCGCGAACACGAAGTCCGGCTCGGTCTCCAGCACCACCTCCTCCGACGGTGCCCGTTCGGCGAGCACCGGCAGGTCCGTGGCGGCATCGGCGAGATCCTCCGGCACCGGGCCGTCGGAGAACGCGGTCCCCACCAGACGGTCCCCGAGGCCGAGGGCGAGGACCATCTCGGTGGAGGTGGACTTGA
Proteins encoded:
- a CDS encoding putative F420-0 ABC transporter substrate-binding protein, whose amino-acid sequence is MPLPRRAALACAIPLALALTACAGEASPAPEEDGSAEASPDSAGYPVTVDNCGTEVTVTEAPERIVTIKSTSTEMVLALGLGDRLVGTAFSDGPVPEDLADAATDLPVLAERAPSEEVVLETEPDFVFAGWESNFSADDAGERGDLQELGIATYVSPAACQGEGYQPNPLTFDHVFDSITEAGALLGAPDEAAELVQSQQAELAEVDASEAGLSALWYSSGSDTPFVGAGIGAPQLLMETVGLTNIMGETAETWASVSWEAVAEQNPDVIVLVDSAWNTAEHKIEVLESTPTTAVLPAVQESRYLIVPFPASEAGVRSVPAVADLATQLAELEASVS